One Paenisporosarcina sp. FSL H8-0542 genomic region harbors:
- a CDS encoding DUF1456 family protein has protein sequence MDNNDILIRLRYALDIKNKDMVEIFKLGGMEFTKEEVLLILTKSKDDYYDEIDYDDDENEENIKCDNVMMESFLNGFVTFKRGKQEPKPGQPERPAITNERVNNLLLKKLKIALELTSEDMLDILESAGVTVTKGELGALLRKEGHKNYKECGDKYARNFLKGLAIKYRV, from the coding sequence ATGGATAATAATGATATTTTAATCAGACTAAGATATGCTCTGGACATAAAAAATAAAGATATGGTTGAGATATTTAAACTAGGTGGCATGGAATTTACAAAAGAAGAAGTGTTGCTGATTCTCACAAAATCTAAAGACGATTATTATGATGAAATTGATTATGATGATGACGAGAATGAAGAAAATATTAAATGTGATAATGTGATGATGGAGTCATTTTTAAATGGATTTGTTACGTTTAAAAGAGGAAAACAAGAGCCGAAACCAGGGCAACCTGAAAGACCTGCAATAACCAATGAAAGAGTGAATAACCTTCTTCTGAAGAAGTTGAAAATCGCACTTGAATTAACAAGTGAGGATATGCTCGACATATTAGAAAGCGCAGGCGTCACTGTAACAAAAGGCGAGTTAGGCGCTTTATTGAGAAAAGAAGGACACAAGAATTATAAAGAGTGCGGGGATAAATACGCCCGTAATTTCTTAAAAGGACTAGCTATTAAATATAGAGTGTAG
- a CDS encoding aldehyde dehydrogenase family protein: MKGYKTLMQPMLVLEAGYKDPVVVEKQYGPVVPVLPYDSEEQVIAEANDSSYVQTSSVWGEEEHAIRVARLRYPPA; this comes from the coding sequence TTGAAAGGATATAAAACACTTATGCAGCCGATGCTCGTTCTAGAAGCAGGTTATAAGGATCCAGTCGTTGTAGAGAAGCAGTACGGTCCAGTCGTGCCGGTCTTGCCGTATGATTCCGAGGAGCAAGTCATTGCCGAAGCGAATGACAGCAGCTATGTCCAAACGTCATCCGTTTGGGGCGAAGAAGAGCATGCGATTCGTGTTGCCCGGCTTCGATATCCGCCGGCGTGA
- a CDS encoding EcsC family protein, protein MVDYTIKVEQELIIWKRKMTRQSGLISRVSKNAQTRINGLLPEKFHKVMTESIKNMVKATLAGSNITTKKRLSTELSLYERDELFKQKLSTFRKTATIEGAGTGAGGILLGIADFPLLLSIKMKFLFEAASVYGFDTTKPEERLFILHIFLLAFSSEEKRKKTLSIIENWEEQKSLVADLDWREFQQEYRDYIDLVKMFQMLPGIGAVVGAFANYNLLDQLGECAMNSYRLRLMQDKEKGADTR, encoded by the coding sequence TTGGTGGATTATACGATAAAGGTTGAACAAGAACTGATAATTTGGAAGCGGAAAATGACAAGACAATCCGGTCTCATAAGCCGAGTATCCAAGAATGCACAGACGAGAATCAATGGCCTTCTTCCAGAAAAATTTCATAAAGTGATGACTGAAAGCATAAAAAACATGGTGAAAGCAACGCTCGCAGGATCGAACATTACGACGAAAAAACGGTTATCAACGGAATTAAGTCTTTATGAGCGAGACGAACTATTTAAGCAAAAGCTTTCCACATTTAGAAAAACGGCGACGATTGAAGGAGCGGGAACAGGTGCTGGGGGAATACTTCTGGGAATTGCCGACTTTCCACTGCTGTTATCCATTAAAATGAAGTTTTTGTTTGAAGCTGCATCTGTGTATGGATTTGATACAACTAAACCAGAGGAACGTCTCTTTATCCTGCATATTTTTCTGTTGGCCTTTTCAAGCGAAGAAAAACGAAAAAAAACATTGAGTATTATTGAAAACTGGGAGGAACAGAAATCTTTAGTCGCAGACTTGGACTGGCGAGAATTTCAACAGGAATACCGTGATTACATCGATTTAGTGAAAATGTTTCAAATGCTGCCTGGTATAGGAGCGGTTGTTGGTGCATTTGCAAATTACAATCTGCTCGATCAACTCGGAGAATGCGCAATGAATTCATACAGATTACGTTTAATGCAAGATAAAGAAAAGGGAGCGGACACACGATGA
- a CDS encoding DUF4097 family beta strand repeat-containing protein — MIFKNKLVISLILLIVMAGGMTFMFNTMRVIAGSDNKTVQEDSSFTNIEVTTNNAEVIIVPTKSSEATVEYTGANKKKKYIFNVDVKGDTLTVQLKQKRRFLSLFNFHTGDLKLTVNVPEKQYKDLQVKSDNGRIMVENLQVEKVLLETDNGQIQVKEVEAKTVNVESDNGKIILDHVQGEINGSTDNGKISLITNKIEWPIDLETDNGSIEVKTESEPKNTRIDAKTDNGLVNIFGDKDNYVTYGNGKSLIKLRTDNGPITVTK, encoded by the coding sequence ATGATTTTCAAAAATAAACTCGTCATTTCATTAATCCTATTGATTGTGATGGCAGGTGGCATGACGTTCATGTTCAATACAATGAGAGTGATTGCCGGGAGCGACAATAAGACAGTTCAAGAAGATTCATCATTTACAAACATTGAAGTTACAACAAACAATGCGGAAGTGATTATTGTACCGACCAAAAGCTCAGAAGCCACTGTTGAATATACAGGTGCTAATAAAAAGAAGAAATACATTTTTAATGTAGATGTAAAAGGGGATACACTTACCGTTCAACTAAAACAGAAACGTCGATTTTTATCTTTGTTCAATTTTCATACAGGTGACTTGAAACTCACTGTCAATGTGCCGGAAAAACAATATAAAGACCTCCAAGTAAAGAGTGACAATGGACGTATCATGGTAGAAAATTTACAGGTCGAGAAGGTATTGCTTGAGACAGACAATGGCCAGATACAAGTTAAGGAAGTTGAAGCCAAAACAGTTAACGTTGAAAGCGATAATGGCAAAATTATTTTGGACCATGTCCAAGGGGAAATTAATGGCTCTACGGATAACGGGAAAATCTCCTTGATTACAAATAAGATAGAATGGCCGATTGATTTAGAAACAGACAACGGTAGCATTGAGGTTAAAACTGAATCTGAACCGAAAAATACAAGGATTGACGCTAAAACGGATAATGGATTAGTGAACATCTTTGGTGATAAAGACAACTATGTGACGTACGGCAATGGGAAATCTTTGATTAAGTTGAGAACAGATAATGGTCCAATAACTGTAACGAAATAA
- the efeO gene encoding iron uptake system protein EfeO, producing the protein MKKIVTFLSFVLLSTSLVGCTEKEEATKPEAASETASETVDLQNEVDTYKEFAIEQMDQFVIETEKFVEAVKAGDIEEAKALYPLARMYFERSEPIAESFGDLDPRIDARLADLEEEGKGKEDWTGYHKIEYGLWVENTTEGYAETADQLLADAKELRARVETVEVTPDLMMTGAVDLLNEVSTSKITGEEEIFSHTDLYDFKANIEGAEEIFHILESKIEAKDEKLATNLQAKFDAVNELLANYETGDNGFVSYEELTSEDTKLLSDAVNQLGEPLSQMGIIME; encoded by the coding sequence ATGAAAAAAATTGTGACGTTTTTATCATTCGTGCTACTTAGCACTTCTTTAGTAGGCTGCACAGAAAAAGAAGAAGCTACGAAGCCAGAAGCGGCTTCAGAAACTGCTTCAGAAACTGTAGACTTACAAAATGAAGTTGATACATATAAAGAATTTGCGATTGAGCAAATGGATCAATTTGTCATAGAGACAGAAAAATTTGTTGAGGCAGTAAAAGCAGGAGACATTGAAGAAGCAAAAGCACTTTACCCGCTTGCCCGTATGTACTTTGAGCGCTCGGAACCAATTGCTGAAAGCTTCGGAGATTTAGATCCTCGTATCGATGCTCGCCTGGCAGACCTTGAAGAAGAAGGTAAAGGCAAAGAAGATTGGACTGGTTACCATAAAATCGAATACGGCCTTTGGGTAGAAAACACAACAGAAGGTTACGCAGAAACAGCTGATCAATTATTAGCAGACGCAAAAGAATTGCGTGCACGTGTTGAGACAGTAGAAGTAACACCAGACTTGATGATGACCGGGGCAGTGGATCTTTTAAATGAAGTATCGACTTCTAAAATTACAGGGGAAGAAGAAATTTTCTCTCACACCGATTTATATGATTTCAAAGCAAACATTGAAGGTGCGGAAGAAATTTTCCACATCCTAGAGTCAAAAATCGAAGCAAAAGATGAAAAATTAGCGACGAACTTGCAAGCAAAATTTGATGCAGTAAATGAACTATTGGCAAATTACGAAACAGGCGACAATGGGTTTGTTTCATATGAAGAGTTGACTTCAGAGGATACAAAATTGTTATCAGACGCTGTTAACCAACTAGGCGAACCGCTTAGTCAAATGGGCATAATAATGGAGTGA
- the efeB gene encoding iron uptake transporter deferrochelatase/peroxidase subunit: MTSNDEKWLEKKISRRDMLKIAGASAAGAAVFASGMGNVAKALGFEIFEDDSTATNKISFYGKHQSGITTDAPSHVYFASLNVLVQSQSELQELFKMWTPLAVRLMNGEQLEELSKGGFTPPKDTGESKGLDASNLTLTFGVGPSLFNNQKLGLGLKRPAELKELPHFPKDQIDEKYAGGDICIQACADDPQVAFHAVRNLVRAASGRVSLQWTQTGFTSTPKRKNKKETPRNLFAFKDGTVNPSPKSASDMKEVVWVQPNESKSWMTNGTYLVVRKIQMHLETWDRTSLQGQEATFGRHRDSGAPLGSKKEFDEVDLNAKDEKGNPHIPANSHMALARKVKDRIMRRGFSYSSGLIDETGAYDAGLLFISFQKNPKQFINIQSALGRDDMLNEYITHRGSGVFACFPGIQKGSYIGEQLFNIL, encoded by the coding sequence ATGACCTCAAACGATGAAAAGTGGTTGGAGAAGAAAATTTCAAGACGTGATATGTTGAAAATTGCAGGGGCAAGTGCAGCTGGAGCGGCTGTCTTTGCTTCTGGAATGGGGAACGTGGCGAAAGCACTCGGCTTTGAAATATTTGAAGACGACTCGACCGCGACAAATAAGATTTCATTTTACGGGAAGCATCAGTCGGGTATTACGACAGATGCACCATCCCACGTTTACTTTGCTTCGTTGAATGTGCTTGTTCAATCACAAAGCGAATTGCAGGAATTGTTTAAGATGTGGACTCCATTAGCAGTACGTTTAATGAACGGGGAGCAGCTCGAGGAGCTTTCTAAAGGTGGATTTACGCCACCTAAAGATACCGGAGAGTCAAAAGGATTGGATGCTTCTAATCTGACATTAACGTTCGGAGTAGGGCCATCATTATTCAATAACCAGAAGCTAGGTCTAGGTTTGAAACGTCCGGCTGAACTGAAAGAATTGCCACATTTCCCTAAAGATCAAATCGATGAAAAATACGCAGGTGGAGACATATGTATTCAGGCTTGTGCCGATGACCCACAAGTGGCTTTCCATGCAGTTCGTAATTTAGTGCGTGCAGCGTCAGGAAGAGTCTCGTTGCAATGGACGCAAACTGGATTCACTTCAACGCCTAAGCGAAAAAACAAAAAAGAAACGCCTCGAAATTTATTTGCATTTAAAGACGGCACGGTTAACCCAAGCCCGAAAAGTGCTTCTGACATGAAGGAAGTCGTTTGGGTTCAGCCGAATGAATCGAAAAGCTGGATGACAAATGGAACCTATTTAGTCGTGCGGAAAATCCAAATGCATTTAGAGACATGGGATCGAACTTCTCTTCAAGGACAAGAGGCAACTTTTGGCAGACATCGCGATAGTGGTGCACCACTCGGGAGCAAGAAGGAATTTGATGAAGTGGATTTAAATGCAAAGGATGAAAAAGGAAATCCTCACATTCCCGCTAATTCACATATGGCGCTTGCTCGTAAAGTGAAGGATCGAATTATGAGAAGAGGTTTCTCCTACTCAAGTGGCTTGATTGATGAAACAGGAGCGTATGACGCGGGCTTGTTATTCATTTCATTCCAAAAAAATCCTAAACAGTTTATTAACATTCAAAGCGCATTGGGACGTGATGATATGCTAAACGAATATATTACCCATCGAGGTAGCGGTGTCTTTGCTTGCTTCCCAGGTATACAAAAAGGGAGCTATATCGGTGAGCAACTTTTTAACATTCTTTAA